In Drosophila santomea strain STO CAGO 1482 chromosome 3L, Prin_Dsan_1.1, whole genome shotgun sequence, a single window of DNA contains:
- the LOC120448762 gene encoding cuticle protein 7 — translation MPTCPVSMAYGWGLGFVVLWLLQIAHTQRVPAEHIEFYSDYGKNHDEERLHYSHQYHISDVASRVHILHREQRHGDYVSGSYAHLEPSGHVRSVHYEVRGAKRGFKAVVEQRTGNSRVHQALEFRSRQPIRALAIAEPVAFVI, via the exons ATGCCCACGTGTCCGGTCAGCATGGCATATGGATGGGGTTTGGGCTTCGTGGTCCTCTGGCTGCTgcaaattgcgcatacgcagcgtgtaCCGGCTGAGCACATCGAATTTTACAGCGATTACGGCAAAAATCATGACGAGGAAAGG CTCCACTACTCGCATCAGTACCACATCTCCGACGTGGCCAGTCGGGTGCACATCCTGCACCGAGAGCAGCGCCATGGGGACTACGTCTCCGGGTCTTATGCCCACCTGGAGCCCAGTGGACATGTTCGCAGTGTGCACTACGAGGTGCGGGGAGCCAAGCGGGGATTCAAGGCCGTGGTTGAGCAGCGAACCGGGAACAGTCGGGTGCACCAGGCGCTGGAATTCCGGAGCAGGCAACCGATCCGGGCTCTGGCAATTGCCGAGCCTGTGGCTTTTGTGATTTAA